A window of Aeromicrobium sp. Root236 contains these coding sequences:
- the map gene encoding type I methionyl aminopeptidase, with the protein MIELLTPTQIDEMRPAGSFVASVLTAVSEAADVGVDLLDLDALAHQMIRDRGAESCYIDYHPSFGAMPFGKVLCTSVNDAVLHGLPHPYKLRDGDLVSLDFAASVDGWVCDSAVSVVVGTPREEDVRLIAHAQEALDAAITVARAGNKVGDISAAIGEVGRSHGLKINTQFGGHGVGRTMHGDPHVANDGRAGRGFPLKPGLVIAIEPWFLHTTDEIVMDEDGWTIRSADGSRGAHVEHTIAITDGDPIVMTARS; encoded by the coding sequence ATGATCGAGCTCCTCACGCCCACCCAGATCGACGAGATGCGCCCGGCCGGGAGTTTCGTCGCCTCCGTCCTGACCGCGGTCTCGGAGGCCGCCGACGTCGGTGTCGACCTGCTGGACCTCGATGCCCTGGCGCACCAGATGATCCGCGACCGCGGTGCCGAGTCGTGCTACATCGACTACCACCCGTCGTTCGGCGCGATGCCGTTCGGCAAGGTGCTCTGTACGTCGGTCAACGACGCCGTGCTGCACGGCCTGCCGCACCCCTACAAGCTCCGCGACGGCGACCTCGTGAGCCTCGACTTCGCCGCCTCGGTCGACGGCTGGGTCTGCGACTCGGCAGTCAGCGTCGTCGTCGGCACGCCGCGCGAGGAGGACGTACGCCTCATCGCCCACGCGCAGGAGGCCCTCGACGCCGCGATCACGGTCGCACGTGCCGGCAACAAGGTCGGCGACATCTCGGCGGCCATCGGCGAGGTCGGGCGTTCGCACGGACTCAAGATCAACACGCAGTTCGGCGGCCACGGGGTCGGCCGGACGATGCACGGTGACCCGCACGTGGCCAACGACGGCCGCGCGGGTCGCGGATTCCCGCTCAAGCCGGGGCTCGTGATCGCGATCGAGCCGTGGTTCCTGCACACCACCGACGAGATCGTCATGGACGAGGACGGCTGGACGATCCGCAGTGCCGACGGCTCCCGCGGAGCGCACGTCGAGCACACGATCGCCATCACCGACGGCGACCCGATCGTCATGACCGCGCGCAGCTGA
- a CDS encoding ABC transporter ATP-binding protein, whose product MSIIQIRGLRMTYGTKVAVDGLDLDVGEGEILGILGPNGAGKTTTVECIAGLRRPDEGSVQVAGLDPYVDRAAITPLMGVQLQQAGLQGKLTVREALELYASFYDTPRDGLELADRLGLSESIDTRYAKLSGGQQQRLAIALALIGRPRIALLDELSTGLDPRSRRDVWGLVEEAREGGATVILVTHLMEEAHRLCDRLALVDHGRITAIDTPEGLVARSAAPTIMAFTPSQPVDTSALWNLTGVTDVRRHGERIELAGDDDSVTAALGWLARHDVRAGRLRVTESTLDDAYLDLTGDPVLTEEN is encoded by the coding sequence ATGAGCATCATCCAGATTCGCGGACTCCGCATGACGTACGGCACCAAAGTCGCCGTCGACGGTCTCGACCTCGACGTCGGGGAGGGCGAGATCCTCGGCATCCTCGGCCCGAACGGCGCCGGCAAGACGACGACGGTGGAGTGCATCGCCGGCCTGCGGCGGCCCGACGAGGGCAGCGTGCAGGTCGCCGGCCTCGATCCGTACGTCGACCGCGCCGCGATCACACCCCTGATGGGGGTGCAGCTGCAGCAGGCCGGGCTGCAGGGCAAGCTGACGGTGCGCGAGGCGCTCGAGCTGTATGCCTCGTTCTACGACACCCCTCGCGACGGGCTCGAGCTCGCCGACCGGCTGGGGCTGAGCGAGTCGATCGACACTCGGTACGCCAAGCTGTCGGGCGGCCAGCAGCAGCGCCTCGCGATCGCCCTGGCACTGATCGGCCGACCGCGGATCGCTCTGCTCGACGAGCTGAGCACCGGCCTCGATCCCCGGTCGCGGCGCGACGTGTGGGGTCTGGTCGAGGAGGCGCGCGAGGGCGGCGCGACCGTGATCCTGGTGACGCACCTGATGGAGGAGGCGCATCGCCTGTGCGACCGGCTCGCCCTCGTCGATCACGGCCGGATCACGGCCATCGACACCCCAGAAGGCCTGGTCGCCCGCTCGGCGGCACCCACGATCATGGCGTTCACACCGTCGCAGCCGGTCGACACCAGTGCGCTGTGGAACCTGACCGGGGTGACCGACGTACGACGGCACGGCGAACGCATCGAGCTCGCGGGCGACGACGACTCGGTGACGGCTGCGCTCGGCTGGCTGGCGCGCCACGACGTACGAGCCGGCCGCCTGCGCGTCACGGAGTCGACCCTCGACGACGCCTACCTCGACCTCACCGGAGATCCCGTCCTGACGGAGGAGAACTGA
- a CDS encoding ABC transporter permease, which translates to MSSPARTILRTESKLFLREPGAMFWIMAFPTLLVVILGSIPSFRDTSKDLDGARVIDLYVPISILLSAIMASIQSMPGVMAGYREQRVLRRVATTPARPIDLLAAQYALHGAAVVVSAILVLLVGRIAFDVKSPGSAGAYVLVLALALAACLAIGGVIGGVAPTARISTAIGTLVFFPMMFTAGLWAPVQTMPHGLRTVVELTPGGAAARGLDQAALGHWPSAHFILVLVVWALVAAGAAARYFRWE; encoded by the coding sequence ATGTCCAGTCCCGCACGCACGATCCTGCGTACCGAGTCGAAGCTGTTCCTGCGCGAGCCCGGCGCGATGTTCTGGATCATGGCGTTCCCGACGCTGCTCGTGGTGATCCTCGGCAGCATCCCGTCGTTCCGCGACACCTCGAAGGACCTCGACGGCGCCCGCGTCATCGACCTCTACGTCCCGATCTCGATCCTGCTCTCGGCGATCATGGCGTCGATCCAGTCGATGCCCGGAGTGATGGCCGGGTATCGCGAGCAGCGCGTCCTCCGCCGGGTCGCCACGACCCCGGCGCGGCCCATCGACCTGCTCGCCGCCCAGTACGCCCTGCACGGCGCGGCCGTCGTGGTCTCCGCGATCCTCGTGCTGCTGGTCGGTCGCATCGCGTTCGACGTGAAGTCGCCGGGATCCGCCGGGGCGTACGTCCTGGTGCTGGCGCTGGCACTCGCCGCATGCCTCGCGATCGGCGGGGTCATCGGCGGCGTCGCGCCGACCGCGCGCATCTCGACCGCGATCGGCACCCTCGTGTTCTTCCCGATGATGTTCACGGCAGGGCTCTGGGCACCGGTGCAGACCATGCCGCACGGGCTGCGTACCGTCGTCGAGCTGACCCCGGGTGGGGCGGCGGCCCGCGGCCTGGACCAGGCCGCGCTCGGTCACTGGCCGTCGGCGCACTTCATCCTCGTGCTCGTGGTGTGGGCTCTCGTCGCGGCTGGGGCGGCCGCGCGATACTTCAGGTGGGAGTGA